One stretch of Podospora bellae-mahoneyi strain CBS 112042 chromosome 2, whole genome shotgun sequence DNA includes these proteins:
- a CDS encoding hypothetical protein (COG:A; EggNog:ENOG503NW1R) — MLSDPQPCRMTREEREEAYNKARQRIFGSSENKENQNQDGEDSNGVSRASSVSAKDRVNGGKRKVNKQRRDDNEGFESRSQFVAWCGPQQPTWAAAGPQYYQVAAPQFNGQYQQQQPPQPVYQTTMQPMYGPGQPHPPQMMPGNGYPPHYNAVPQTYQTPAGPQPRTPLPPQPAYQAPNAPPVAGPMYNAPVPVIQQPAWPQQPHPQAQPQPQPQQPPAFTQGAYPPPRGSPVPGHAGIPYAFGQLPVNVNPNDPKSQHPIPGSYSRQSFNPKTQSFVPGGGIPMQQSTPPPAGSYGGTSSHHGSPHPQFNSPHLSYAGYQQPIPQPMPQPGYGPVPGAYSMTRQSSNASMTQYHNVHQPLHGMPPHAPQHMGGPPHMAPKSNGPLGQQTYSHLPNYGNPATLPQKPST; from the exons ATGTTGTCTGACCCCCAGCCCTGCAGGATGACGCGAGAGGAGCGAGAAGAGGCGTACAACAAAGCCCGTCAACGCATTTTTGGAAGTAGTGAAAATAAGGAGAATCAGAACCAAG ATGGCGAGGACAGTAATGGTGTCTCTCGTGCCAGCTCTGTTTCCGCCAAGGATAGAGTCAACGGTGGAAAAAGAAAGGTCAACAAGCAACGACGAGATGACAACGAGGGCTTTGAGTCTCGCTCGCAGTTCGTTGCTTGGTGCGGGCCCCAACAACCTACCTGGGCGGCTGCAGGGCCTCAGTATTATCAGGTCGCTGCACCTCAGTTCAACGGGCAataccagcagcaacagccgccaCAACCGGTGTATCAGACCACCATGCAGCCCATGTATGGACCTGGccaaccacatcctccccagaTGATGCCTGGCAATGGATATCCTCCTCATTACAATGCCGTGCCTCAGACC TATCAGACTCCGGCTGGACCACAACCAAGAACTCCACTGCCACCTCAGCCGGCCTACCAGGCTCCTAATGCCCCCCCAGTGGCCGGGCCGATGTACAACGCTCCTGTCCCGGTCATTCAGCAGCCAGCATGGccgcaacaaccacaccccCAGGCGCagccccaacctcaacctcaacagcctccAGCCTTCACTCAGGGTGCTTATCCGCCTCCGCGGGGGAGCCCTGTTCCTGGCCATGCTGGGATTCCTTATGCCTTTGGACAGCTTCCTGTCAATGTCAACCCCAACGATCCCAAGAGCCAGCATCCAATTCCTGGGAGCTACAGCCGTCAGTCCTTCAACCCAAAGACGCAGTCTTTTGTGCCCGGCGGCGGAATCCCCATGCAGCAGTctacgccgccgccggctgGTTCATATGGAGGAACAAGCTCTCACCACGGCAGTCCGCATCCTCAGTTCAACTCACCTCACTTGAGTTACGCCGGGTACCAGCAGCCGATTCCGCAGCCAATGCCGCAGCCCGGTTATGGGCCGGTGCCCGGTGCCTACAGTATGACGAGACAGAGCTCCAACGCCTCCATGACGCAGTACCACAATGTGCATCAACCTCTGCACGGCATGCCCCCGCATGCGCCGCAGCATATGGGCGGTCCACCACACATGGCACCCAAGTCCAACGGGCCGCTAGGACAGCAGACATATAGCCACCTACCGAACTACGGCAACCCAGCCACATTGCCGCAGAAACCCTCgacttga